GTTTATAATCAAATGAAATAGGGCCTTTCGTCTGAAAGGCCCTAACTATTTTATACAAGACAAAAGTAAAGAAGATCAGGCTACTGATAATTTCTTAAAGTCAGACGGATTTTCATCCGCAAACTTTTTAAAGAACCTGCTGAAATGTGAGCTGGTATCAAAGTTCAGCTGATCAGAGATTTCCTTCACGCTCAGGGTCGAAGTGGTCAGCAGTAATTTCGCTTCAAGATATAACCGGCTGTGAATAATCTGCAAGGCGTTCTTGCCGGTTTCCTGTTTAACGATCTCGCTCAGATGCTTCGCAGAGATATGCAGCATGTCAGCATATTCCTGTACCGTTCTTTTATAAAGAAAATGCTCTTCCACCATATCACGAAAGTTGATGAAAGTAGCATACTGTCTCGTTAATTGATGATTCGGTCTGCTCTCCTGGCATTTTTCAAATGCGCGGTTCACCTCATACAGTAACTCTACCACCTGCAACCGTACTATCTGCAGGAAGAAGGGACTACCTTCCCGGTATTCGCGGTCTATTCTTTCGAATAATTGTTTTGTCTTCTGGAAATGTGGTTCTGACAGTGTGTATACCGGCGCACAGGAAGGATTCAGATCAATCAGCGGGTCAAGCGCGCTTTGTTTGATAAAGCTATCCGTGACAAACTCCTTCTGGAACATGACCATATATAGCAACAGGTCGTCTGATGCATTGTCAAAAGAAGTAGTATGTTTAGGCGATACGATGTGTAGTGATTTAGGTCCTACATCAAAAGTGAAGGAGCCGATCGTTTTCTGGCAGGTGCCACGTATGCAGAGAATAATGGCATAGTGATCGGTCCTGATAGGTGGACCGCTCTTTACGCTTCCCTCATTGCTCAGTACTGCAAAATTATTTGGGTGAAGCAGCTCATCATACTTATCCATCCCGAAGCTTTGTGTCACCTTTTTGTCAAGCGACAAATAGTAGCGTATCGTGGACGGAATATCGAATATTGGCAGGTTCGTGTTCATAATCAGGACGCAAAATTACGGTAAAAATTATGGAATGAACTCCGCAAGAACCGGGTTTATGT
The DNA window shown above is from Chitinophaga agri and carries:
- a CDS encoding helix-turn-helix domain-containing protein, with protein sequence MNTNLPIFDIPSTIRYYLSLDKKVTQSFGMDKYDELLHPNNFAVLSNEGSVKSGPPIRTDHYAIILCIRGTCQKTIGSFTFDVGPKSLHIVSPKHTTSFDNASDDLLLYMVMFQKEFVTDSFIKQSALDPLIDLNPSCAPVYTLSEPHFQKTKQLFERIDREYREGSPFFLQIVRLQVVELLYEVNRAFEKCQESRPNHQLTRQYATFINFRDMVEEHFLYKRTVQEYADMLHISAKHLSEIVKQETGKNALQIIHSRLYLEAKLLLTTSTLSVKEISDQLNFDTSSHFSRFFKKFADENPSDFKKLSVA